The Chryseobacterium aureum genome contains a region encoding:
- a CDS encoding glycoside hydrolase family 16 protein codes for MKIRFRNIITISAAGTLLFSALNCASRKPDSGRTLIWSDEFNGKGLPDSLKWNYDTGGSGFGNEEAQFYTKNRFENARMEKGNLIIEARKENWEGSKYTSARLLTKGKFSFQYGTIEVRAKLPRGRGTWPAIWMMSENMKKWPDDGELDIMEHVGFNQGYIHASVHTKKYNHIQGTQKTDTLFVKDASEKFHVYKADWTPEKIDVYIDNQKFFTYLNKEKNNEAWPFDRPYFILLNLAIGGFWGGKEGIDDTVFPQKYYIDYVRVYKNK; via the coding sequence ATGAAAATCAGATTCAGGAATATCATCACGATAAGCGCAGCAGGAACGCTCTTATTTTCTGCACTCAACTGTGCCTCCAGGAAACCGGATTCTGGCCGAACTTTGATTTGGAGCGACGAGTTTAACGGAAAAGGACTTCCGGATTCACTAAAATGGAATTATGATACTGGAGGAAGCGGCTTTGGAAATGAAGAAGCTCAGTTTTATACCAAAAACAGGTTTGAAAATGCCAGAATGGAAAAAGGGAATCTCATCATTGAAGCCAGAAAAGAAAACTGGGAAGGAAGTAAATATACCTCAGCCAGACTGTTAACCAAAGGAAAATTTTCTTTTCAGTACGGAACCATTGAAGTAAGGGCAAAACTTCCCAGGGGCCGCGGAACCTGGCCTGCCATATGGATGATGAGTGAAAATATGAAGAAATGGCCGGATGACGGCGAACTGGATATTATGGAACATGTTGGGTTCAACCAGGGATATATCCATGCTTCTGTTCATACCAAAAAATACAATCATATTCAGGGTACCCAGAAAACGGATACCCTGTTTGTAAAAGATGCAAGCGAAAAATTCCATGTCTACAAAGCAGACTGGACACCGGAAAAGATAGACGTTTATATAGATAACCAAAAATTTTTCACCTATCTGAATAAAGAAAAAAATAATGAAGCATGGCCTTTTGACAGACCTTACTTTATTCTTTTAAATCTTGCCATAGGAGGTTTTTGGGGCGGAAAAGAAGGTATTGATGATACTGTTTTTC